One Polynucleobacter sp. MG-5-Ahmo-C2 genomic window carries:
- the rpoC gene encoding DNA-directed RNA polymerase subunit beta' yields MKALLDLFKQTQGEEQFDVIKIGLASPEKIRSWSFGEVRKPETINYRTFKPERDGLFCAKIFGPTKDYECLCGKYKRLKFRGVICEKCGVEVTLAKVRRERMGHIELAAPVAHIWFLKSLPSRLGMVLDMTLRDIERVLYFEAYVVVDAGMTPEGAMKRGQIMSEDEYIAKTEEYGDGAFTAIMGAEGIRDLLRSIDIDREVETIRADLKATGSDAKIKKYAKRLKVLEAFQTSGIKPDWMIMEVLPVLPPELRPLVPLDGGRFATSDLNDLYRRVINRNNRLKRLLELRAPEIIVRNEKRMLQEAVDSLLDNGRRGKAMTGANKRPLKSLAEMIKGKSGRFRQNLLGKRVDYSGRSVIVVGPTLKLHQCGLPKLMALELFKPFIFNKLETLGIATTIKAAKKEVESQTPIVWDILEEVIREHPIMLNRAPTLHRLGIQAFEPMLIEGKAIQLHPLVCAAFNADFDGDQMAVHVPLSLEAQMEARTLMLASNNVLFPANGEPSIVPSQDVVLGLYYATRDKINGKGEGMVFANITEVVRAYEAGQVELASRVAVRITEFEIVDKKAEGDARFAEKTKIYQTSVGRAILSEILPKGMSFEEINKPLKKKEISRLINTSFRKCGLRETVIFADRLLQSGFRLATNAGISVAIDDMLIPSSKERIITEASAKVKEYDKQFMSGLVTNQERYNNVVDIWGAAGDQVGKAMMDELSHVDVLDRNGKTVRQESFNSIYMMADSGARGSAAQIRQLAGMRGLMAKPDGSIIETPITANFREGLNVLQYFISTHGARKGLADTALKTANSGYLTRRLCDVTQDLVVIEDDCGATNGVTMKALVEGGEIIEALRDRILGRVCIGDIVHPDTQEVIVPNDTLLDEDHVDQIVALGIDEVKVRTVLSCLTRFGLCAKCYGRDLGRGGLVNVGEAVGVIAAQSIGEPGTQLTMRTFHIGGAASRALVASNIEAKSNGALKFSGTMRVVKNAKGEQIVISRSGEALIVDENGRERERHKVPYGATLLLKEDAAVKAGASLATWDPLTRPIISEYAGIARFDNVEEGVTVAKQVDEVTGLSTLVVIDGKRRSAASKGVRPMINLVDDKGNEVMIAGTDHPVNIGLQVGALITVKDGQKVEVGEVLARIPIESQKTRDITGGLPRVAELFEARSPKDAAVLAKVTGTVSFGKETKGKQRLVITDMDGEANEFLIPKEKQVLVHDGQVVNKGEMIVEGPADPHDILTLRGIEELAIYIVDEVQDVYRLQGVKINDKHIEVIVRQMLRRVQITDGGDTAYITGEQVERSKLYDANDLVIAAGKRPAQFENVLLGITKASLSTDSFISAASFQETTRVLTEAAIMGKTDTLRGLKENVIIGRLIPAGTGLSYRRARKVREQFERDRAQMIAAEEEAMANMPVEIEAEVVAPSGETDPS; encoded by the coding sequence ATGAAAGCATTGCTCGATTTATTTAAGCAAACGCAGGGCGAAGAGCAGTTTGATGTCATCAAAATTGGTCTCGCATCTCCTGAGAAAATTCGCTCATGGTCTTTTGGTGAAGTACGCAAACCAGAAACCATCAACTACCGGACTTTTAAGCCCGAGCGTGATGGGTTGTTCTGCGCCAAGATTTTTGGACCAACCAAAGACTACGAGTGCTTATGCGGTAAGTACAAGCGTTTAAAGTTCCGTGGCGTAATCTGCGAGAAGTGCGGCGTTGAAGTTACTCTCGCTAAGGTACGTCGTGAGCGTATGGGCCACATTGAGTTGGCAGCCCCTGTAGCGCACATTTGGTTCTTGAAGTCATTGCCATCCCGTTTGGGTATGGTTCTCGATATGACATTGCGTGATATCGAGCGCGTTCTCTACTTTGAAGCATATGTAGTGGTTGACGCTGGCATGACTCCTGAAGGCGCGATGAAGCGTGGTCAGATTATGTCTGAAGACGAATATATTGCTAAAACTGAAGAGTATGGTGACGGTGCGTTTACTGCCATCATGGGCGCGGAAGGTATTCGTGATCTCTTGCGTTCGATTGATATCGATCGTGAAGTAGAAACGATTCGTGCTGATTTAAAAGCTACTGGTAGCGATGCCAAGATCAAGAAATACGCTAAGCGCTTAAAAGTGCTCGAGGCGTTCCAGACTTCAGGTATTAAGCCTGACTGGATGATCATGGAAGTATTGCCAGTGTTGCCACCTGAATTGCGCCCATTGGTGCCATTGGATGGCGGCCGCTTTGCTACTTCTGATTTGAACGACCTCTATCGTCGTGTGATCAACCGTAACAACCGCTTAAAACGTTTGTTAGAGTTGCGCGCACCAGAGATCATTGTTCGTAACGAAAAACGGATGTTGCAAGAAGCGGTTGACTCACTGCTCGACAACGGTCGTCGCGGCAAGGCTATGACTGGCGCTAATAAGCGTCCTCTCAAGTCCTTGGCTGAGATGATTAAAGGTAAGAGCGGTCGTTTCCGTCAAAACTTGTTGGGTAAACGCGTTGACTACTCTGGTCGTTCAGTCATTGTGGTTGGCCCTACATTGAAATTGCATCAGTGCGGCTTACCAAAATTGATGGCTTTGGAATTGTTCAAGCCATTCATTTTTAACAAGCTTGAAACTTTAGGAATTGCAACCACGATTAAGGCTGCGAAGAAAGAAGTTGAGAGCCAGACTCCAATCGTTTGGGACATTCTCGAAGAAGTGATTCGTGAACATCCAATCATGTTGAACCGTGCGCCTACATTGCACCGTCTTGGTATTCAGGCTTTCGAGCCAATGCTGATTGAAGGTAAAGCAATCCAATTGCACCCATTAGTTTGCGCGGCATTTAACGCGGACTTTGACGGTGACCAAATGGCGGTTCACGTTCCTTTGTCGCTCGAAGCGCAAATGGAAGCACGTACATTGATGTTGGCTTCGAACAACGTATTGTTCCCAGCTAACGGCGAACCATCGATCGTTCCTTCACAGGACGTGGTGTTGGGTCTGTACTACGCTACACGTGACAAGATCAACGGTAAAGGCGAGGGCATGGTCTTCGCTAACATTACTGAAGTAGTACGTGCATACGAAGCTGGTCAAGTTGAATTGGCCTCTCGTGTTGCTGTGCGTATTACTGAGTTTGAGATTGTGGACAAGAAGGCAGAGGGCGACGCCCGTTTTGCTGAAAAGACCAAGATTTACCAAACATCAGTTGGCCGTGCAATTTTGTCTGAGATTTTGCCTAAAGGCATGTCTTTCGAGGAAATTAACAAGCCTTTGAAGAAAAAAGAAATCTCTCGTTTGATCAACACTTCATTCCGCAAGTGCGGTCTTCGTGAAACAGTGATTTTTGCTGACCGCCTATTGCAGTCTGGTTTCCGTTTGGCAACGAATGCTGGTATCTCGGTTGCAATCGACGATATGTTGATTCCAAGCTCTAAAGAGCGCATCATCACCGAGGCTTCTGCCAAGGTTAAGGAGTATGACAAGCAGTTTATGTCTGGTCTCGTAACCAATCAAGAGCGTTATAACAACGTGGTTGATATTTGGGGTGCCGCTGGCGACCAAGTTGGTAAGGCGATGATGGATGAGTTGTCACACGTTGACGTGCTCGACCGTAACGGTAAAACTGTACGTCAAGAATCCTTTAACTCCATCTACATGATGGCGGATTCTGGTGCGCGTGGATCTGCAGCGCAGATTCGTCAGTTGGCTGGTATGCGTGGTTTGATGGCTAAGCCTGATGGCTCAATCATCGAAACTCCAATTACTGCGAACTTCCGCGAAGGTTTGAATGTATTGCAATACTTCATTTCAACCCACGGTGCTCGTAAAGGTTTGGCTGATACCGCGTTGAAGACAGCGAACTCAGGTTACTTGACGCGTCGTTTATGCGACGTTACTCAAGATCTCGTGGTGATCGAAGATGATTGCGGCGCAACCAATGGCGTAACCATGAAGGCGCTTGTTGAAGGCGGCGAAATTATCGAAGCATTGCGTGACCGTATTTTGGGCCGTGTATGCATCGGTGACATCGTTCATCCTGATACACAAGAAGTCATCGTTCCTAACGACACATTGCTTGATGAAGATCACGTTGATCAAATCGTTGCATTGGGTATCGATGAAGTGAAAGTTCGCACAGTATTGTCTTGCTTAACTCGCTTTGGCTTGTGCGCTAAGTGCTACGGACGTGATTTAGGTCGCGGTGGTTTGGTAAACGTTGGTGAAGCAGTCGGCGTGATCGCTGCTCAGTCCATCGGTGAGCCAGGCACACAGTTGACTATGCGTACCTTCCACATCGGTGGTGCAGCGTCTCGTGCTTTGGTTGCGAGCAATATTGAAGCCAAATCTAACGGTGCTTTGAAGTTCTCCGGCACGATGCGTGTTGTGAAGAACGCGAAGGGTGAGCAGATCGTGATTTCACGCTCTGGCGAAGCCTTGATCGTTGATGAGAATGGTCGTGAGCGTGAGCGTCATAAAGTACCTTACGGTGCAACGCTCTTGTTGAAAGAAGATGCAGCAGTGAAGGCTGGTGCAAGCTTAGCAACATGGGATCCATTAACACGTCCGATTATTTCTGAGTACGCTGGTATCGCTCGCTTCGACAACGTTGAAGAAGGCGTCACTGTTGCTAAACAGGTTGACGAAGTTACTGGCCTCTCTACTTTGGTGGTGATTGACGGTAAGCGTCGTTCCGCTGCAAGCAAAGGCGTTCGCCCAATGATCAACTTAGTTGATGACAAGGGTAATGAAGTCATGATCGCCGGTACTGATCACCCAGTAAACATTGGCCTCCAAGTAGGCGCTTTGATTACTGTTAAAGATGGTCAGAAAGTTGAAGTCGGTGAAGTATTGGCGCGTATTCCAATCGAATCACAGAAGACTCGCGACATTACTGGTGGTTTGCCACGTGTTGCAGAATTATTCGAAGCACGCTCACCAAAAGATGCAGCTGTCTTGGCGAAAGTGACTGGAACAGTTTCCTTCGGTAAAGAAACCAAAGGCAAACAACGTCTGGTCATTACCGATATGGACGGCGAAGCCAATGAATTCTTGATTCCTAAAGAGAAGCAAGTTCTCGTTCATGACGGTCAAGTTGTGAACAAGGGCGAGATGATTGTGGAAGGCCCTGCTGATCCACATGACATCTTGACTCTCCGCGGTATTGAAGAGTTAGCGATCTACATTGTTGATGAAGTTCAAGACGTTTACCGTTTGCAAGGCGTGAAGATCAATGACAAGCACATTGAAGTGATCGTGCGTCAAATGTTGCGTCGTGTGCAAATTACTGATGGTGGCGATACTGCCTACATCACTGGTGAGCAAGTTGAGCGTTCAAAACTGTATGACGCTAACGATTTAGTGATTGCTGCAGGTAAGCGCCCGGCGCAGTTCGAAAACGTGCTGTTGGGTATTACTAAAGCGTCCTTGTCTACCGATAGCTTCATTTCAGCGGCTTCTTTCCAAGAAACTACCCGTGTATTGACCGAAGCCGCCATTATGGGCAAGACCGATACACTCCGTGGACTTAAGGAAAACGTCATTATTGGTCGTCTGATCCCTGCTGGTACTGGCTTGTCTTATCGCCGTGCACGCAAGGTCAGGGAGCAATTTGAGCGTGATCGCGCTCAAATGATTGCCGCCGAAGAGGAAGCAATGGCCAATATGCCTGTAGAAATTGAGGCTGAAGTCGTTGCTCCTAGTGGGGAGACTGATCCAAGCTAA
- the rpsL gene encoding 30S ribosomal protein S12: protein MPTINQLIRKPRSRLIVKSKSPALENSPQRRGVCTRVYTTTPKKPNSALRKVAKVRLTNGFEVISYIGGEGHNLQEHSVVLIRGGRVKDLPGVRYHIVRGSLDLQGVKDRKQSRSKYGAKRAKKSA, encoded by the coding sequence ATGCCAACAATTAATCAATTAATACGCAAGCCAAGATCCAGGCTTATCGTTAAAAGCAAGAGCCCTGCACTGGAAAACAGTCCGCAGCGCCGTGGTGTTTGTACACGTGTGTACACCACTACTCCTAAAAAGCCTAACTCTGCGCTGCGTAAGGTAGCCAAAGTTCGCTTAACCAATGGTTTTGAAGTGATTTCATACATTGGTGGTGAAGGCCATAACCTCCAGGAACACTCAGTAGTGTTGATTCGTGGCGGTCGTGTAAAGGATTTGCCAGGTGTTCGTTACCACATCGTTCGTGGCTCACTTGACTTGCAGGGCGTTAAAGACCGTAAGCAATCGCGTTCCAAGTACGGTGCTAAACGCGCCAAGAAATCTGCTTAA
- the rpsG gene encoding 30S ribosomal protein S7, which translates to MPRRREVPKREILPDPKFGNVEVAKFMNVLMLDGKKSVAERIVYGAFDHIEKKANKEPLEIFSTAMGNVKPMVEVKSRRVGGANYQVPVEVRPSRRSALAMRWVREAAKKRGEKSMAQRLANELLEAAEGRGGAMKKREEVHRMAEANKAFSHFRF; encoded by the coding sequence ATGCCACGTCGTCGTGAAGTTCCCAAACGGGAAATTTTGCCGGATCCAAAATTCGGCAATGTAGAAGTAGCTAAATTCATGAACGTCCTGATGTTGGACGGCAAGAAATCGGTTGCAGAGCGTATCGTTTACGGTGCCTTTGATCACATCGAGAAAAAAGCAAACAAAGAACCACTCGAAATTTTCTCAACAGCTATGGGCAATGTTAAGCCAATGGTTGAAGTCAAAAGCCGTCGTGTTGGTGGTGCCAACTATCAAGTTCCTGTTGAAGTTCGCCCATCTCGTCGTTCTGCCTTGGCAATGCGCTGGGTTCGTGAAGCTGCTAAAAAACGTGGCGAGAAATCCATGGCACAACGTTTGGCCAACGAATTACTAGAAGCTGCAGAAGGTCGCGGCGGAGCAATGAAGAAGCGTGAAGAAGTTCACCGTATGGCAGAAGCTAACAAAGCTTTCTCACATTTCCGCTTCTAA
- the fusA gene encoding elongation factor G, producing the protein MARKTPIDRYRNIGISAHIDAGKTTTTERVLFYTGVNHKIGEVHDGAATMDWMEQEQERGITITSAATTTFWKGMAGNFAEHRINIIDTPGHVDFTIEVERSMRVLDGACMVYCAVGGVQPQSETVWRQANKYQVPRLAFVNKMDRTGANFFKVYDQMKLRLKANPILIQIPIGAEENFKGVVDLVKMKAIYWDEASQGTKFNYDEIPAELQASAEEWREKLVEAAAESSEELMEKYLGGEALTEEEIKAALRQRTIANEIIPMMCGTAFKNKGVQAMLDAVVELLPSPLDVPPVPCELEDGTPTTRKADDAEKFSALAFKIMTDPFVGQLIFFRVYSGVMKSGDTIYNPIKGKKERVGRLLQMHANQREEIKEVYAGDIAAAVGLKDATTGETLCDPDSIVILERMVFPEPVISQAVEPKTKPDQEKMGLALNRLAQEDPSFRVKTDEESGQTIISGMGELHLEILVDRMRREFGVEATVGKPQVAYRETIRKVCEEIEGKFVKQSGGRGQYGHVVLKLEPQEPGKGFEFIDAIKGGVVPREYIPAVEKGIRETLNSGILAGYPVVDIKATLFFGSYHDVDSNENAFKMAGSMAFKDGMRKAAPVLLEPMMAVEVETPEDFMGNVMGDLSSRRGILQGMDDIPGGGKIVRAEVPLAEMFGYSTGLRSLTQGRATYTMEFKHYSEAPKNVAEAVMAAKAK; encoded by the coding sequence GTGGCACGTAAAACCCCCATCGACAGATATCGCAACATTGGTATCTCTGCGCATATTGACGCAGGTAAGACAACAACTACAGAACGCGTTTTGTTCTACACCGGTGTTAATCACAAAATTGGTGAAGTACATGATGGCGCAGCTACCATGGACTGGATGGAGCAAGAGCAAGAGCGTGGCATCACGATTACTTCTGCAGCTACCACCACCTTTTGGAAGGGTATGGCCGGTAATTTTGCTGAGCACCGCATCAACATTATTGATACCCCAGGACACGTAGACTTCACCATTGAAGTTGAGCGTTCAATGCGCGTTTTGGATGGTGCTTGCATGGTTTACTGTGCAGTTGGCGGCGTTCAGCCACAATCAGAAACTGTATGGCGTCAAGCAAATAAGTATCAAGTTCCCCGTTTAGCTTTCGTAAACAAAATGGACCGTACTGGCGCGAACTTCTTCAAGGTCTATGACCAGATGAAGTTGCGTTTGAAGGCAAATCCTATATTGATCCAAATTCCTATTGGCGCTGAAGAAAACTTTAAAGGCGTTGTGGATTTGGTCAAAATGAAGGCCATCTATTGGGATGAGGCTTCGCAAGGCACTAAATTTAACTACGATGAAATTCCTGCTGAATTACAAGCATCTGCTGAAGAGTGGCGCGAGAAGTTGGTGGAAGCAGCCGCTGAAAGCTCAGAAGAGCTAATGGAAAAGTATCTTGGTGGCGAAGCGCTGACTGAAGAAGAAATTAAAGCAGCATTGCGTCAGCGTACGATTGCCAACGAAATCATTCCTATGATGTGTGGAACTGCTTTCAAAAACAAAGGTGTTCAGGCGATGTTGGACGCGGTGGTTGAGTTGTTGCCATCTCCATTGGATGTTCCACCAGTTCCCTGTGAATTGGAAGACGGCACACCTACAACACGTAAAGCTGATGATGCGGAGAAATTCTCTGCATTGGCATTTAAGATCATGACTGATCCGTTTGTTGGGCAACTTATTTTCTTCCGTGTTTATTCTGGTGTGATGAAGTCTGGCGATACGATCTACAACCCAATCAAGGGCAAGAAAGAGCGTGTTGGTCGTTTGTTGCAAATGCATGCAAACCAACGTGAAGAAATTAAAGAAGTGTACGCAGGTGATATTGCTGCAGCAGTTGGTTTAAAGGACGCAACTACTGGCGAAACATTATGTGATCCAGATAGCATTGTTATCTTAGAGCGTATGGTATTCCCAGAGCCGGTGATCTCACAGGCTGTTGAACCAAAGACCAAGCCTGACCAAGAAAAAATGGGTCTTGCATTGAATCGTTTGGCTCAAGAAGATCCATCATTCCGCGTAAAGACCGATGAAGAATCAGGCCAAACCATTATTTCTGGAATGGGCGAGCTCCACTTAGAAATTTTGGTTGATCGTATGCGTCGTGAGTTTGGTGTTGAGGCAACTGTTGGTAAGCCACAAGTTGCCTATCGCGAAACGATTCGTAAGGTTTGCGAAGAAATCGAAGGTAAATTTGTTAAGCAATCTGGTGGTCGCGGTCAATACGGTCACGTTGTATTGAAGCTTGAGCCACAAGAGCCAGGCAAAGGTTTTGAATTCATTGACGCTATCAAAGGCGGTGTTGTGCCTCGCGAATACATCCCTGCGGTAGAAAAGGGAATTCGTGAAACATTGAACTCTGGTATTTTGGCTGGTTATCCAGTTGTAGATATCAAAGCAACTTTGTTCTTCGGTTCATACCATGATGTCGACTCCAATGAAAACGCATTTAAGATGGCGGGTTCAATGGCATTTAAAGACGGTATGCGCAAAGCAGCGCCAGTATTGCTTGAACCAATGATGGCTGTTGAAGTAGAAACACCTGAAGATTTCATGGGCAACGTAATGGGTGACCTCTCATCACGTCGTGGTATTTTGCAGGGTATGGATGACATTCCAGGCGGCGGCAAGATCGTTCGTGCTGAAGTGCCATTGGCAGAGATGTTTGGTTATTCAACTGGCTTGCGCTCGTTGACCCAAGGTCGCGCTACCTACACCATGGAATTTAAGCACTATTCCGAAGCACCTAAGAACGTTGCTGAAGCAGTTATGGCTGCTAAAGCGAAGTAA